In the genome of Tropicibacter oceani, one region contains:
- a CDS encoding SDR family NAD(P)-dependent oxidoreductase gives MLTGKHALVTGGGTGIGLAIALALAAQGAQVTITGRRAAPLKAAAGGNIHALVMDVMDEAAVVQGIEEATQARGPIQICVPNAGIAEGRAILKTDMEFWRRMMATNLDGAFLTIRESLKSMTQTDWGRVIAVSSIAGVKGLKGAPTYTASKHALLGLIRALAADYATKPYTFNALCPAYVDTDIVTSNIDSIMKRTGMDQAAARDLMVGVNPHGRLITPQEVAEAALFLCGPHSGSVNGQAIQIAGGEV, from the coding sequence ATGCTGACAGGCAAACACGCGCTGGTGACGGGCGGCGGAACGGGGATCGGGCTGGCCATTGCGCTGGCGCTTGCGGCGCAGGGCGCGCAGGTGACCATCACGGGCCGTCGCGCCGCGCCGCTGAAGGCCGCTGCAGGCGGCAACATCCACGCCCTTGTCATGGACGTGATGGACGAAGCCGCCGTGGTGCAAGGCATCGAAGAGGCCACCCAGGCCCGCGGCCCCATCCAGATCTGCGTGCCCAATGCCGGCATCGCCGAAGGCCGCGCCATCCTGAAAACCGACATGGAGTTCTGGCGCCGCATGATGGCCACCAACCTTGACGGCGCTTTCCTGACCATCCGCGAAAGCCTGAAATCCATGACCCAGACCGATTGGGGCCGCGTCATCGCCGTGTCGTCCATCGCCGGGGTCAAGGGGTTGAAGGGCGCGCCCACCTATACCGCGTCGAAACACGCCCTGCTGGGGCTGATCCGCGCGCTGGCGGCCGACTACGCCACCAAACCCTATACGTTCAACGCGCTTTGCCCTGCCTATGTCGATACCGACATCGTCACCAGCAACATCGACAGCATCATGAAACGCACCGGCATGGACCAGGCCGCCGCCCGCGACCTGATGGTCGGGGTCAATCCGCATGGCCGCCTGATCACCCCGCAAGAGGTCGCCGAGGCGGCCCTGTTCCTGTGCGGCCCCCACTCCGGAAGCGTCAACGGACAGGCCATCCAGATCGCCGGCGGCGAGGTCTAG
- a CDS encoding MBL fold metallo-hydrolase has translation MVSVLALVVASGAAMAHEDIADMYPQSELYSKPVQVIPGVWSAIGATAPPTYENSGHNNNLSFIVTGDGVVVINGGASARLAAALHEEIKAVTDQPVKLVINENGQGHAMLGNSYWADLGVDILAHEDAIAVVEEDGDFILQGMQRYNQDKAEGTRVVNANLSFSDKHVIEMGDVTIEALHLGPAHDPGDTQVWIPQWGIVIAGDIAFHERMPPIFEGTCTSCWIETFEGPFTDLGATFVIPGHGHPTNMEMVTIETVGYLHDLRDKIGAHIDEGGDLAGAYYVDQARWAYLDTFEELATKNAGRVYEEMEWE, from the coding sequence ATGGTTTCGGTCTTGGCTTTGGTGGTCGCGTCAGGCGCGGCCATGGCGCACGAGGATATCGCGGACATGTATCCGCAGTCCGAACTGTACAGCAAGCCGGTGCAGGTGATCCCCGGCGTCTGGTCCGCAATCGGGGCGACGGCGCCGCCGACCTATGAAAACTCGGGCCATAACAACAACCTGTCCTTCATCGTGACCGGTGACGGGGTGGTGGTGATCAACGGCGGCGCATCGGCGCGCCTGGCCGCTGCCCTGCACGAGGAAATCAAGGCCGTGACCGACCAGCCAGTCAAGCTGGTGATCAACGAGAACGGGCAGGGCCACGCGATGCTGGGCAATTCCTATTGGGCCGACCTGGGGGTGGATATCCTGGCGCATGAAGACGCGATTGCGGTGGTCGAAGAGGATGGCGATTTCATCCTGCAAGGCATGCAGCGCTACAACCAGGACAAGGCCGAAGGCACCCGGGTCGTGAACGCCAACCTGTCGTTTTCCGACAAACACGTGATCGAGATGGGCGATGTGACCATCGAGGCGCTGCACCTTGGCCCGGCGCATGATCCGGGTGACACGCAGGTCTGGATTCCCCAGTGGGGGATCGTGATCGCCGGGGACATCGCCTTTCACGAACGGATGCCGCCGATCTTTGAAGGCACTTGTACAAGCTGCTGGATCGAGACCTTTGAAGGGCCGTTCACCGATCTGGGGGCGACCTTCGTGATCCCGGGGCATGGCCATCCGACCAACATGGAGATGGTGACGATCGAGACCGTCGGCTACCTGCATGACCTGCGCGACAAGATCGGCGCACATATCGACGAGGGCGGCGATCTGGCCGGGGCGTACTACGTCGATCAGGCGCGCTGGGCCTATCTGGATACCTTCGAGGAACTGGCAACCAAGAACGCCGGCCGCGTCTATGAGGAGATGGAGTGGGAATAA
- a CDS encoding rhodanese-like domain-containing protein, translated as MKTLRLLCTTALLALSPALTQAQDLADAVTGYIEFEPYESGIIVPEQLSQDVWGDFHFVDTRSAEQFEAETIPGAVHIEWREVPGRLDELPQDKKVVLFCNTGSLSAQAVFAARLLGRDNVVVLQTGLIGWKQNGAYHPG; from the coding sequence ATGAAAACACTTCGACTGCTTTGCACCACGGCCCTTCTGGCCCTTTCCCCGGCGCTGACCCAGGCGCAGGATCTGGCCGATGCCGTCACCGGTTATATCGAATTCGAACCCTACGAGTCCGGCATCATCGTTCCGGAACAACTGTCTCAGGACGTCTGGGGTGACTTCCACTTTGTCGACACCCGCAGCGCCGAGCAGTTCGAGGCCGAAACCATCCCCGGGGCGGTCCACATCGAATGGCGCGAGGTGCCGGGGCGGCTGGATGAGCTGCCGCAGGACAAGAAGGTTGTCCTGTTCTGCAATACCGGCAGCCTGTCGGCACAGGCGGTCTTTGCCGCGCGGCTGCTGGGGCGCGACAATGTGGTGGTCTTGCAGACCGGGCTGATTGGCTGGAAACAGAACGGGGCCTATCATCCGGGCTGA
- a CDS encoding methyltransferase family protein has protein sequence MLKWLDIPPVWLLGCLALAWAQKTYVPMGLDFGTGLADLLGGLMVGAGIVVMLLAVHEMRRHQTTIIPHMQAARLVTTGIFKRSRNPIYLGDSLILTGMILYWDAVLGLPLIPLFVWIIEKRFVEPEELRLKRKFLAEFSRYTQQTRRWL, from the coding sequence ATGTTGAAATGGCTGGATATTCCGCCGGTCTGGTTGCTGGGGTGCCTGGCCCTGGCCTGGGCGCAAAAGACCTATGTTCCGATGGGGCTGGATTTCGGCACCGGCCTGGCCGACCTTCTGGGGGGGCTTATGGTGGGGGCGGGCATCGTGGTGATGCTGCTGGCCGTCCATGAAATGCGCCGTCACCAGACCACGATCATCCCGCATATGCAGGCCGCGCGGCTGGTCACCACCGGGATTTTCAAACGCTCGCGCAACCCGATCTACCTTGGCGATTCGCTGATCCTGACCGGGATGATCCTGTATTGGGATGCAGTGCTTGGCCTGCCCCTGATCCCGCTGTTTGTCTGGATCATCGAAAAGCGCTTTGTCGAACCCGAAGAGCTGCGACTAAAGCGCAAGTTTCTTGCTGAGTTCAGCCGGTATACGCAACAAACGAGAAGATGGCTTTAA
- a CDS encoding Re/Si-specific NAD(P)(+) transhydrogenase subunit alpha, with product MKIGTPKEVEAGEARVAMTPDSATALQKLGYECLIEKGAGALAGFSDADYEAAGVTVVATAAALWKEADIIAKVRIPTDTELKRLNKDKTLITFFNPGGNTEGLELAKSKGANVIAMEMVPRISRAQKMDALSSMANIAGYRAVIEAGNNFGRFFTGQITAAGKVPPAKVLVVGAGVAGLAAIGTSTSLGAITYAFDVRPEVAEQVESMGAEFVYLDFEEEQQDGAATGGYASVSSPEFREAQLKKFRELAPDIDIVITTALIPNRPAPKLWLEDMVKAMKPGSVIVDLAAEKGGNVEGTVMDEKVVTDNGVTIIGYTDFPSRMAAQASTLYSTNIRHMLTDLTPDKDGKINHNMEDDVIRGATVAYQGEITFPPPPPKVAAIAAQKKEKPKELTPEEKRAAEVAAFKAQTKSQATLLIVGGVLMALLGMVAPPSFMQHFIVFVLACFIGFQVIWGVAHSLHTPLMAVTNAISGIIVLGALLQIGSGSWLVVLLSTIAVLVATINIVGGFLVTRRMLAMFQKS from the coding sequence GTGAAAATTGGGACGCCAAAGGAAGTCGAAGCAGGGGAAGCGCGCGTTGCGATGACTCCGGATTCGGCCACCGCCTTGCAAAAGCTGGGCTATGAGTGCTTGATCGAGAAGGGGGCCGGCGCGCTGGCCGGGTTCTCGGACGCCGACTACGAGGCCGCCGGTGTGACCGTGGTCGCCACCGCCGCCGCCCTGTGGAAAGAGGCGGACATCATCGCCAAGGTCCGCATCCCCACCGATACCGAGCTCAAGCGCCTGAACAAAGACAAGACGCTGATCACCTTCTTCAACCCCGGTGGCAACACCGAAGGGCTGGAGCTGGCCAAGTCCAAGGGTGCCAACGTCATCGCCATGGAAATGGTGCCGCGGATTTCGCGCGCGCAAAAGATGGACGCGCTGTCCTCGATGGCCAATATCGCGGGCTATCGCGCGGTGATCGAGGCGGGCAACAACTTTGGCCGGTTCTTCACCGGGCAGATCACGGCCGCCGGCAAGGTTCCCCCGGCCAAGGTGCTGGTTGTCGGCGCTGGTGTGGCCGGTCTGGCCGCCATCGGCACCTCGACCAGCCTTGGCGCGATCACCTATGCCTTTGACGTGCGCCCCGAAGTGGCCGAGCAGGTCGAGAGCATGGGCGCCGAATTCGTCTATCTGGACTTCGAGGAAGAGCAGCAGGATGGCGCGGCCACCGGCGGCTATGCCTCTGTGTCCAGCCCCGAATTCCGCGAAGCGCAGCTCAAGAAGTTCCGCGAACTGGCGCCGGATATCGACATCGTCATCACCACCGCGCTGATCCCCAACCGCCCCGCGCCCAAGCTGTGGCTCGAGGATATGGTCAAGGCGATGAAGCCCGGTTCCGTGATCGTCGACCTGGCCGCCGAAAAGGGTGGTAACGTCGAAGGCACCGTGATGGACGAAAAGGTTGTCACCGACAACGGCGTCACCATCATCGGCTATACCGACTTCCCCAGCCGGATGGCGGCGCAGGCCTCGACGCTGTATTCGACCAACATTCGTCACATGTTGACCGATCTGACGCCCGACAAGGACGGCAAGATCAACCACAACATGGAAGACGACGTGATCCGCGGCGCGACCGTGGCCTACCAGGGCGAAATCACCTTCCCGCCGCCGCCGCCCAAGGTGGCCGCCATCGCGGCGCAGAAGAAGGAAAAGCCCAAGGAGCTGACGCCCGAGGAAAAGCGCGCCGCAGAAGTGGCCGCCTTCAAGGCGCAGACCAAGTCCCAGGCGACCCTGCTGATCGTCGGCGGTGTGCTGATGGCGCTGCTGGGCATGGTGGCCCCGCCGTCCTTCATGCAGCACTTCATCGTCTTCGTGCTGGCCTGCTTCATCGGTTTCCAGGTGATCTGGGGCGTTGCGCACAGTCTGCACACGCCGCTGATGGCCGTGACCAACGCCATTTCCGGCATCATCGTTCTGGGCGCGCTGCTGCAGATCGGGTCGGGGTCCTGGCTGGTGGTCCTGCTGTCCACCATCGCCGTGCTTGTGGCGACGATCAACATTGTGGGCGGGTTCCTTGTGACGCGCCGCATGTTGGCCATGTTCCAGAAATCGTAA
- a CDS encoding NAD(P)(+) transhydrogenase (Re/Si-specific) subunit beta, translating into MFGDQLVTAAAITASVLFILSLGGLSGQESAKRAVWYGIIGMGLAVFFTVFGPGIGNYAFLLIAMVIGAGAGQYVAKRVEMTEMPQLVAALHSFVGLAAVFIGYNAHIELARVMEIKASLPAGLTEAGIASAMHERGIKGFAEVLSHKTSAEIAILKVEVFLGVFIGAVTFTGSIVAFGKLAGKLTSSAKKLPGGHMLNLGAAILSFLLLVLYLNGAGFWALLLMSLFAFFIGYHLIMGIGGADMPVVVSMLNSYSGWAASAIGFTLGNDLLIVVGALVGSSGAILSYIMCKAMNRSFVSVILGGFGGTTGPQMEVEGEQVAIDADGVAAALDEADSVVIVPGYGMAVAQAQGNVAELTRKLRAKGKTVRFAIHPVAGRLPGHMNVLLAEAKVPYDIVLEMDEINEDFPETDVAIVIGSNDIVNPAAQDDPNSPIAGMPVLEVWKAKQVFVSKRGQGTGYSGIENPLFYKENTRMYYGDAKDSIGELLSRI; encoded by the coding sequence ATGTTCGGAGATCAACTCGTTACCGCCGCGGCCATCACCGCGAGCGTTCTGTTCATCCTCTCGCTGGGCGGCCTTTCGGGGCAGGAAAGCGCGAAACGGGCCGTCTGGTACGGCATCATCGGCATGGGGCTTGCGGTGTTCTTCACCGTCTTTGGCCCCGGCATCGGCAACTATGCCTTCCTGCTGATCGCCATGGTGATCGGTGCGGGCGCCGGCCAATACGTTGCCAAGCGCGTCGAAATGACGGAAATGCCGCAACTTGTGGCGGCGCTGCATTCGTTCGTGGGTCTGGCGGCGGTCTTTATCGGCTACAACGCCCATATCGAACTGGCGCGGGTCATGGAAATCAAGGCGTCGCTGCCCGCAGGTCTGACCGAGGCGGGCATTGCCTCGGCCATGCATGAACGTGGCATCAAGGGCTTTGCCGAGGTGCTGTCGCACAAGACCAGCGCGGAAATCGCCATCCTCAAGGTCGAGGTTTTCCTTGGCGTCTTTATCGGCGCGGTGACCTTTACCGGGTCGATCGTGGCCTTTGGCAAACTGGCGGGCAAGCTGACCTCGTCGGCGAAAAAGCTGCCGGGTGGCCATATGCTGAACCTTGGCGCGGCGATCCTGTCGTTCCTGCTGCTGGTTCTGTACCTCAATGGCGCGGGCTTCTGGGCGCTGCTGCTGATGTCGCTGTTTGCCTTCTTCATCGGCTATCACCTGATCATGGGCATCGGCGGCGCCGACATGCCGGTGGTTGTCTCGATGCTGAACAGCTACTCGGGCTGGGCGGCTTCGGCGATCGGCTTTACGCTGGGCAACGACCTTTTGATCGTGGTTGGCGCGCTGGTCGGCTCGTCCGGTGCGATCCTGTCCTACATCATGTGCAAGGCGATGAACCGGTCGTTCGTCTCGGTCATCCTTGGCGGCTTTGGTGGCACCACCGGCCCGCAGATGGAGGTCGAGGGTGAACAGGTGGCCATCGACGCCGACGGCGTTGCGGCAGCCCTGGACGAAGCGGACAGCGTCGTGATCGTGCCGGGGTACGGCATGGCCGTGGCGCAGGCGCAGGGCAACGTGGCCGAACTGACGCGCAAGCTGCGCGCCAAGGGCAAGACCGTGCGTTTCGCGATCCACCCGGTCGCGGGCCGTCTGCCCGGCCACATGAACGTGCTGCTGGCCGAGGCCAAGGTCCCCTATGACATCGTTCTGGAAATGGACGAGATCAACGAGGACTTCCCGGAAACGGATGTTGCCATCGTCATCGGTTCGAACGACATCGTGAACCCGGCCGCACAGGACGACCCGAATTCGCCCATCGCGGGGATGCCGGTTCTCGAAGTGTGGAAGGCCAAGCAGGTGTTCGTGTCCAAGCGTGGTCAGGGCACCGGCTATTCCGGCATCGAAAACCCGCTGTTCTACAAAGAGAACACGCGCATGTACTATGGCGATGCCAAGGACTCGATCGGCGAATTGCTCAGCCGGATCTGA
- a CDS encoding biotin transporter BioY produces the protein MNLTMNRNVLAEAFGANEGAALRVKQLALVVLGIAFLAVAAKIKVPMWPVPITMGTFAVLTLGAAYGARLGLVTVLGYMIVGAFGFDVFAGSSAEKFGLEYMMGGTGGYLVGYVLATVALGALARAGWDRSVTKMGGAMLLGNVIIYVPGLIWLGMLYGWDKPILAWGLTPFLIGDVLKLALAALVLPAAWKLVGRARG, from the coding sequence ATGAACCTCACGATGAACCGTAACGTGCTGGCCGAGGCCTTTGGCGCAAACGAGGGCGCCGCACTGCGCGTCAAGCAACTGGCGCTGGTCGTGCTGGGCATTGCCTTTCTGGCGGTGGCTGCAAAGATCAAGGTGCCGATGTGGCCCGTGCCGATCACCATGGGCACCTTTGCCGTGTTGACGCTGGGGGCCGCCTATGGCGCGCGTCTGGGTCTGGTGACCGTGCTGGGTTACATGATTGTCGGCGCGTTCGGCTTTGACGTCTTTGCCGGCTCGTCGGCCGAGAAATTCGGGCTTGAGTACATGATGGGCGGCACTGGCGGCTATCTGGTGGGCTACGTTCTTGCGACGGTCGCCCTGGGCGCGCTGGCGCGGGCTGGCTGGGACCGGTCCGTCACCAAGATGGGCGGCGCGATGCTGCTGGGCAACGTGATCATCTATGTGCCGGGCCTGATCTGGCTGGGCATGCTGTATGGCTGGGACAAGCCGATCCTGGCATGGGGTCTGACGCCCTTTCTGATCGGTGACGTGCTGAAGCTGGCGCTGGCGGCGCTGGTTCTGCCGGCGGCCTGGAAACTGGTGGGCCGCGCGCGCGGCTGA
- a CDS encoding bifunctional alpha/beta hydrolase/OsmC family protein: protein MPTKRLTFPGHSGATLAARLDLPQGPHLGTAVFAHCFTCGKDIPAAKRISARLAGMGIAVLRFDFTGLGHSKGEFAHTTFTSNAADLRAAAVHLDDLGMAPSLLIGHSLGGLAVLKAAAQIASVKAVATIGAPFDPHHVTRHFDEQIETIRNTGQAQVSLGGRPVTIGQGFLEDVQDKDLGPTIAGLNRALLVLHAPRDEIVDITNATRIFTAAKHPKSFVTLDEADHLITNPRDAEYAAEVIAAWAGRYLDLKPPAPPIGAPEGITRVSEADPEGFLQDIQNGPHHHALADEPKAYGGSNRGMSPYGFLAAGLGACASMTIRMYARRKGWPLTHVSVDVTHDKLHAQDAATGTETRVDSFTRRITLTGDLDQSQRDRLLEIADKCPVHKTLEKGATIKTELA, encoded by the coding sequence ATGCCCACGAAACGCCTGACCTTCCCCGGCCATTCCGGAGCCACCCTGGCCGCGCGGCTTGACCTGCCGCAAGGTCCGCACCTGGGGACCGCAGTCTTTGCCCATTGCTTCACCTGCGGCAAGGACATTCCCGCGGCCAAGCGGATCTCGGCGCGGCTGGCAGGCATGGGCATCGCCGTCCTGCGCTTTGACTTCACCGGGCTGGGCCATTCCAAGGGCGAATTCGCCCATACCACCTTTACCTCGAACGCGGCGGATCTGCGCGCCGCCGCCGTCCACCTCGACGATCTTGGCATGGCGCCCTCGCTGCTGATCGGCCACTCGCTGGGCGGGTTGGCGGTGCTCAAGGCCGCAGCGCAGATCGCCTCGGTCAAGGCGGTGGCCACCATCGGCGCGCCCTTCGATCCCCATCACGTCACCCGGCATTTCGACGAACAGATCGAAACGATCCGCAACACGGGCCAGGCCCAGGTATCGCTGGGCGGTCGCCCGGTGACCATCGGCCAGGGCTTTCTGGAAGACGTGCAGGACAAGGACCTTGGCCCCACCATCGCAGGGCTGAACCGCGCCCTGCTGGTGCTGCACGCCCCGCGCGACGAAATCGTCGACATCACCAACGCGACCCGCATCTTTACCGCCGCCAAACACCCCAAAAGCTTTGTCACCCTCGACGAAGCCGATCACCTGATCACCAATCCGCGCGACGCCGAATACGCCGCCGAGGTGATCGCCGCCTGGGCGGGACGCTATCTCGATCTCAAACCGCCCGCGCCGCCCATCGGCGCCCCCGAAGGCATCACCCGCGTGTCCGAAGCCGACCCCGAAGGCTTTTTGCAAGACATCCAGAACGGCCCGCACCACCACGCCCTGGCGGACGAACCAAAGGCCTATGGCGGCAGCAACCGGGGCATGTCCCCCTACGGCTTTCTGGCCGCCGGCCTTGGCGCCTGCGCCTCGATGACAATCCGCATGTATGCGCGGCGCAAGGGATGGCCGCTGACCCATGTCAGCGTCGACGTCACCCATGACAAGCTGCACGCCCAGGACGCCGCCACCGGCACCGAAACCCGCGTCGACAGCTTTACCCGCCGCATCACCCTGACCGGCGACCTGGACCAAAGCCAACGCGACCGGCTGCTGGAAATCGCCGACAAATGCCCGGTGCACAAGACCCTGGAAAAGGGCGCGACGATCAAAACGGAACTCGCCTGA
- a CDS encoding endonuclease/exonuclease/phosphatase family protein translates to MKLVSAVLGLLVLAGFCGALHPAGDTLAVFRAPLLVLFALAVIWSAWPRRLRWPLAGLAILGLLPHAGVVGADAGTGAAGGVTLYQQNLLWKRSESAEWLAAVRAARPDFLTLQEVSAPNLALLEALRPLYPYQQFCPLRGKLGEAVLSRHPIVPGSGFCSKRDGFAALQADPGSGPVWVVSMHLNWPWPSLQWTQVEALLPELERLQGPVILGGDLNAVAWSHSVAQLQAATRTRRVGGYVSTFTLPWFPMPIGIDHVLAPEGRGHVTALEPLGSDHRGLWAVVPGVAGEAGTYPAAPISRGSKG, encoded by the coding sequence GTGAAACTTGTTTCAGCGGTTCTGGGGCTTTTGGTTCTGGCCGGGTTTTGCGGCGCGCTGCACCCGGCGGGCGACACGCTGGCCGTGTTTCGCGCGCCCTTGCTGGTGCTTTTTGCCCTCGCCGTGATCTGGAGCGCCTGGCCCCGGCGCCTGCGTTGGCCCCTGGCGGGGTTGGCGATTCTGGGGTTGTTGCCACATGCCGGGGTTGTCGGGGCGGATGCCGGGACGGGCGCGGCCGGGGGGGTGACGCTGTACCAGCAGAACCTGTTGTGGAAGCGCAGTGAAAGCGCCGAGTGGCTTGCGGCGGTGCGTGCCGCGCGGCCCGATTTCCTGACATTGCAAGAGGTTTCGGCCCCCAATCTTGCACTGCTCGAGGCGCTGCGGCCGCTTTACCCGTACCAGCAGTTCTGCCCGCTGCGTGGCAAGCTGGGCGAAGCGGTGCTGTCGCGCCATCCCATCGTGCCCGGCAGCGGGTTTTGTTCCAAACGCGACGGGTTTGCCGCCTTGCAGGCCGATCCGGGCAGTGGCCCTGTCTGGGTGGTGTCGATGCATCTGAACTGGCCCTGGCCGTCGCTGCAATGGACCCAGGTCGAGGCGCTTTTGCCCGAGCTGGAGCGGTTGCAGGGGCCGGTGATCCTGGGCGGGGACCTGAACGCGGTGGCCTGGTCGCATAGCGTTGCGCAATTGCAGGCGGCAACGCGGACGCGGCGGGTGGGCGGCTATGTGAGCACCTTTACGCTTCCCTGGTTCCCGATGCCGATTGGGATCGACCATGTGCTGGCGCCTGAGGGCAGGGGCCATGTCACGGCGCTGGAGCCGCTGGGGTCGGATCATCGCGGGCTTTGGGCGGTGGTGCCGGGTGTCGCGGGCGAGGCGGGGACTTACCCCGCGGCCCCCATCAGCCGCGGATCAAAGGGATAG
- the dddP gene encoding dimethylsulfonioproprionate lyase DddP: MNEHYRDTRKIDPARGALLGDNTPNDADRIEIGPTRLAYGEWAAAGLELPDLQQMRRYRWQRLVDHINARDYAGLLVFDPLNIRYATDSTNMQLWNTHNPFRAVLVCADGYMVIWDYKNSPFLSAFNPLVREARSGADLFYFDRGDKVDVAADVFSNEVRGLLAEHAPGNRRLAVDKPMIHGLRALEAQGLQIMEGEELTEKARSVKGPDEIRAMRCASHACETAVAAMEHFAREQVPLGQTSEDDIWAVLHAENIRRGGEWIETRLLTSGPRTNPWFQECGARIVQNNEIVAFDTDLIGSYGICVDISRTWWVGDRAPRADMVDAMQHAHDHIMTNMQMLRPGVRIEDLCRNTHVLRPEFQAGKYGCLMHGVGLCDEWPLVAYPDKMVPGAFDYELQAGMVLCVEALVSPQGGDFSIKLEDQVLITEDGFENLTRYPFDPRLMGAAG; this comes from the coding sequence ATGAACGAGCATTACCGCGATACCCGCAAGATCGACCCGGCGCGCGGCGCGCTGTTGGGGGACAACACCCCCAATGATGCCGACCGGATCGAGATTGGCCCCACCCGCCTTGCCTATGGCGAATGGGCGGCGGCGGGGCTGGAGCTGCCCGACCTGCAACAGATGCGCCGCTATCGCTGGCAAAGGCTGGTCGATCACATCAACGCGCGCGATTACGCCGGCCTTCTGGTCTTTGACCCGCTGAACATCCGCTATGCCACCGACAGCACCAACATGCAGTTGTGGAACACCCACAACCCGTTTCGCGCCGTGCTGGTCTGCGCCGATGGCTACATGGTGATCTGGGACTACAAGAATTCACCCTTCCTGTCCGCCTTCAACCCGCTGGTGCGCGAAGCGCGCTCGGGCGCCGACCTGTTCTACTTCGACCGCGGCGACAAGGTGGATGTCGCGGCGGACGTCTTTTCCAACGAGGTGCGCGGGCTGTTGGCCGAACACGCCCCAGGCAACCGCCGCCTGGCGGTGGACAAACCGATGATCCACGGGCTTCGCGCGCTCGAGGCGCAGGGCCTGCAGATCATGGAGGGCGAAGAGCTGACGGAAAAGGCGCGCTCGGTCAAAGGGCCCGATGAAATCCGCGCCATGCGCTGCGCCAGCCATGCCTGCGAAACAGCCGTGGCCGCGATGGAACACTTTGCCCGCGAACAGGTGCCGCTTGGCCAGACCTCAGAAGATGACATATGGGCGGTGCTGCACGCCGAAAACATCCGGCGCGGCGGCGAATGGATCGAAACCCGCCTGCTGACCTCGGGGCCGCGCACCAATCCCTGGTTTCAGGAATGCGGCGCGCGCATCGTGCAGAACAACGAAATCGTCGCCTTTGATACCGACCTGATCGGCAGCTACGGCATTTGCGTCGACATCTCGCGGACCTGGTGGGTAGGCGATCGCGCGCCGCGCGCGGACATGGTGGATGCGATGCAACACGCGCACGACCACATCATGACCAACATGCAGATGCTGCGCCCCGGCGTTCGGATCGAGGACCTGTGCCGGAATACCCATGTGCTGCGCCCCGAATTCCAGGCCGGCAAATATGGCTGCCTGATGCACGGCGTGGGGCTGTGTGATGAATGGCCGCTGGTCGCCTATCCCGACAAGATGGTGCCGGGGGCGTTCGACTATGAATTGCAGGCCGGAATGGTGCTGTGCGTCGAGGCGCTGGTATCGCCGCAGGGGGGCGATTTTTCGATCAAGCTGGAGGACCAGGTTCTGATCACCGAAGACGGTTTCGAGAACCTGACCCGCTATCCCTTTGATCCGCGGCTGATGGGGGCCGCGGGGTAA
- a CDS encoding heme-dependent oxidative N-demethylase family protein produces the protein MILNHSIPYDPLRPRPLPGIAPVGPEGWLSVNEAYAGQLAEKARLLDSGRDKVLWLDPTALPVAQELLDEVLSALPQGFARDGGAVICPDGRRVTPDADDPLASLGQLVQEDFCLLVKEGDEHVLRGALLCFPASWMLAEKAGQALIGIHEPVEPYDDGIARRVQRLFDGVQVGRPLWRFNALWYQDAALFHPRASDDRRPIGDPATAPYMRSERQSLMRLPVSGAVVFSIHTYILPRAALSAGPGSEACAGGSSSEAPGTASSPTEPVSSGGSPSPDPAT, from the coding sequence ATGATCCTGAACCACTCCATCCCTTACGATCCGCTGCGCCCGCGCCCCTTGCCGGGCATTGCCCCGGTCGGCCCCGAAGGCTGGCTGTCAGTGAACGAAGCCTATGCCGGGCAACTGGCGGAAAAGGCGCGGCTGCTGGACAGCGGCCGCGACAAGGTGCTGTGGCTGGACCCCACTGCGCTGCCCGTCGCGCAGGAGCTGCTGGACGAGGTCCTCAGCGCCCTTCCGCAGGGCTTTGCCCGGGACGGTGGGGCGGTGATCTGCCCGGATGGGCGCCGCGTCACGCCCGACGCGGATGACCCGCTGGCCAGCCTGGGGCAGCTGGTGCAGGAAGATTTCTGCCTGCTGGTCAAGGAAGGCGACGAACACGTGCTGCGCGGCGCGCTGTTGTGCTTTCCGGCCAGCTGGATGCTGGCGGAAAAGGCCGGACAGGCGTTGATCGGTATTCACGAACCTGTCGAACCCTACGACGATGGGATCGCGCGGCGGGTGCAACGGCTGTTCGACGGGGTGCAGGTGGGGCGGCCCTTGTGGCGGTTCAACGCGCTTTGGTACCAGGACGCGGCGCTGTTCCATCCGCGCGCCTCGGATGACCGGCGCCCGATCGGCGATCCGGCCACCGCGCCCTATATGCGCAGCGAAAGGCAAAGCCTGATGCGTCTGCCGGTCAGCGGGGCGGTGGTGTTTTCAATCCACACCTACATCCTGCCCCGCGCCGCGCTTAGTGCAGGACCCGGTTCAGAAGCGTGTGCAGGTGGTTCGAGTTCTGAAGCACCAGGAACAGCATCGTCACCGACAGAACCTGTGTCGTCAGGCGGAAGTCCATCCCCCGACCCAGCGACGTGA